In Magnetovibrio sp., the following proteins share a genomic window:
- a CDS encoding pyruvate, water dikinase regulatory protein, which yields MTSLILHKISDSTGETLDVVARACLVQFPDVKVIEKRWTMVRNQAQVNEILSEIEANPGFVIFTLVDDDLTEKLVHGCKKFKVPCIDLLNPVLGQLGNYLGVEREHRPGSQHVMDADYFSKIAALHFVLAHDDGQSMHDIDDADVVLMGVSRTTKTPTCIYLANRGIKAANVPIVPGMALPDEALRASRPLIVGLTKDPRRLVQIRRQRLKMQGHTEETDYIDPDAVAQEMREAKRLYAEHNWPVIDVSRKSVEETAATILHLYNERLDAAS from the coding sequence ATGACGTCATTGATCTTACATAAAATTTCCGACAGCACCGGTGAAACGCTGGATGTGGTCGCGCGTGCATGTTTGGTTCAGTTTCCCGACGTCAAAGTGATCGAAAAACGTTGGACCATGGTCCGCAATCAAGCTCAAGTGAATGAAATCCTGAGTGAAATCGAGGCCAACCCGGGCTTTGTCATCTTCACTTTGGTCGATGACGACTTGACGGAAAAGCTGGTGCATGGATGTAAGAAATTCAAAGTCCCGTGTATCGATTTGCTCAATCCGGTGCTAGGTCAACTCGGAAACTACTTGGGTGTCGAACGTGAACACCGTCCCGGCAGCCAGCATGTCATGGATGCGGATTATTTTTCCAAGATAGCCGCTCTGCACTTCGTTTTGGCTCACGATGACGGTCAGTCCATGCACGATATCGACGATGCCGATGTTGTGTTGATGGGCGTGTCGCGCACCACCAAAACGCCGACGTGTATTTATCTCGCCAATCGCGGTATCAAAGCGGCGAATGTGCCGATTGTGCCGGGTATGGCGCTTCCCGACGAGGCGCTACGCGCCAGTCGACCATTGATCGTCGGTCTGACCAAAGATCCGCGCCGGTTGGTGCAAATCCGCCGCCAGCGCTTGAAAATGCAGGGTCACACCGAAGAAACCGATTATATCGATCCCGATGCGGTGGCCCAGGAAATGCGTGAGGCCAAGCGCCTGTACGCCGAACACAATTGGCCGGTGATAGACGTCAGCCGCAAATCGGTTGAAGAAACCGCGGCGACCATTTTGCATCTGTACAACGAACGCCTCGATGCGGCCTCCTGA
- a CDS encoding nucleoside triphosphate pyrophosphatase, giving the protein MRPPEIVLASASTARTRMLTNAGVRHCCDPADIDETSIKQNWLGSPQGLAQKLAFEKARVVSLRHRGALVIGSDQILALDDEILDKPGSVEAAAEQLRQLRGHTHRLISAVSVVCDDQELWTYSDHADLSMRDFSDVFLHDYLDHVGADVTSSVGAYHLEGLGAQLFQSIEGDFFTVLGMPLIALLNFLRHKGALTL; this is encoded by the coding sequence ATGCGGCCTCCTGAGATCGTATTGGCGTCAGCCAGTACCGCACGAACACGCATGTTAACAAACGCAGGTGTACGCCACTGCTGCGATCCAGCCGATATCGATGAAACTTCGATCAAGCAAAATTGGCTAGGTTCCCCGCAAGGTCTGGCGCAAAAGTTGGCTTTTGAAAAAGCCCGTGTCGTGAGTTTACGCCATCGTGGGGCTTTGGTGATCGGTTCGGATCAAATTTTGGCGCTGGATGACGAAATTTTGGACAAACCGGGCAGCGTCGAAGCTGCCGCCGAGCAGCTCAGGCAGTTGCGGGGACACACGCACCGTTTGATTTCAGCCGTAAGCGTGGTTTGCGACGATCAAGAGTTGTGGACCTACAGCGACCATGCCGATTTGAGCATGCGTGATTTTTCAGATGTTTTTTTACATGACTATCTGGACCATGTCGGTGCGGACGTAACTTCAAGCGTTGGCGCGTATCATTTGGAAGGGCTTGGTGCGCAACTTTTTCAAAGTATCGAAGGCGACTTTTTTACCGTGTTGGGAATGCCGTTGATCGCATTGTTGAACTTTCTACGCCACAAGGGTGCCCTGACTCTCTAA
- a CDS encoding CZB domain-containing protein: MAILHFHEAVEQHHKWLDRLTAALQDSLDDFHEREIVHDDACVIGQWLYGDGLAFEGLAEFKKVKELHKELHAIAAKAWMRKVQGNLDDIQECLNEIKEAGHALFMSWSELNLQIGALD; this comes from the coding sequence TTGGCGATCTTGCATTTTCACGAAGCCGTCGAACAGCATCATAAATGGTTGGATCGGTTAACTGCCGCGCTTCAGGACTCTCTAGACGATTTTCATGAACGCGAAATCGTTCACGATGACGCATGTGTCATTGGCCAATGGCTGTATGGTGACGGATTGGCGTTTGAAGGTCTGGCGGAATTCAAAAAAGTAAAAGAACTGCACAAGGAACTTCATGCCATCGCCGCCAAGGCCTGGATGCGAAAAGTCCAGGGCAACCTCGATGACATTCAAGAATGCCTGAATGAGATAAAGGAGGCTGGCCACGCATTATTTATGTCGTGGAGCGAGTTGAATTTGCAAATCGGCGCGCTCGATTGA
- a CDS encoding shikimate dehydrogenase, translating into MTETPHTTQSSFRRAGVIGWPVDHSLSPRVHGFWLRQYGIDGEYVRIPVPPEDFARQLKNLRIDGFVGANVTVPHKEAALAGVDEVHPLAQRIGAVNTVVVREDGSLYGFNTDGFGFLENLKAGFADFSASAGPAVILGAGGAARAVIVALLDAGAPEIRLLNRTKERAEQLADQLSGIGSGVVLVGDWNKRADYLDGASLLANTTTLGMKGQMPLDIDLSALPQTALVNDIVYAPLETDLLARARARSNPTVDGLGMLLHQARPGFEAWFGRMPEVTEALRQHVLAGV; encoded by the coding sequence ATGACTGAAACACCCCACACCACCCAATCGTCCTTTCGCCGAGCCGGCGTCATTGGTTGGCCCGTTGACCATTCTTTATCGCCGCGGGTACATGGCTTTTGGCTTCGTCAATATGGGATTGATGGCGAGTATGTTCGCATTCCCGTCCCGCCAGAAGATTTTGCTCGACAGTTGAAAAACTTGCGCATTGACGGTTTTGTCGGTGCAAACGTCACCGTGCCGCATAAAGAAGCCGCACTGGCGGGCGTTGATGAAGTTCACCCACTGGCCCAACGCATCGGTGCCGTTAACACCGTGGTGGTGCGTGAAGACGGCTCGCTTTATGGGTTCAATACCGATGGTTTCGGTTTTCTGGAAAATTTGAAAGCCGGCTTCGCCGACTTCTCTGCGTCTGCTGGACCCGCCGTCATCTTAGGTGCCGGCGGTGCCGCCCGCGCGGTCATCGTCGCCTTGTTGGATGCCGGAGCGCCGGAAATTCGTTTGCTCAACAGAACCAAAGAACGCGCCGAACAGTTGGCCGATCAGTTAAGCGGGATCGGATCCGGTGTTGTGCTGGTCGGCGATTGGAATAAGCGCGCCGACTATCTGGACGGCGCAAGCCTGCTCGCAAACACCACCACCCTGGGTATGAAGGGCCAAATGCCGCTCGACATCGATTTGTCTGCATTGCCGCAAACAGCGCTGGTCAATGACATCGTTTATGCACCGCTGGAAACGGATTTACTGGCGCGGGCGCGGGCGCGGTCCAACCCGACGGTCGATGGCCTTGGTATGTTGTTGCATCAAGCCCGCCCTGGCTTCGAGGCTTGGTTTGGTCGTATGCCGGAGGTCACCGAGGCCCTTCGCCAGCACGTTTTGGCCGGTGTGTAG
- the coaE gene encoding dephospho-CoA kinase (Dephospho-CoA kinase (CoaE) performs the final step in coenzyme A biosynthesis.) — MFILGLTGSIAMGKTWGARCFRLQGVPVHDADACVHQLMGPGGAATPRVAAAFSDVLDSKGGIDRQKLAQRVLGNDGALNRLEAMLHPLVRLDQRRFLRQCQARGEKLAVLDIPLLYETGARARLDAVVVMSAPPFIQHQRALRRAGMNEQKFQAIIARQTPDEVKRRLAEFVVTTGSTRGQSLRQIANIVKVCRSLRGQTWGPNWVR, encoded by the coding sequence ATGTTTATTCTGGGTCTGACCGGTTCCATCGCCATGGGAAAAACCTGGGGAGCCAGGTGTTTTCGACTTCAAGGCGTGCCGGTGCACGACGCCGATGCATGTGTACATCAATTAATGGGCCCGGGTGGTGCGGCAACCCCACGGGTTGCGGCTGCATTTTCCGATGTGCTTGATTCAAAAGGCGGCATCGATCGCCAGAAGCTCGCACAGCGAGTACTCGGTAACGACGGCGCGTTGAATAGATTGGAAGCTATGCTTCATCCATTGGTGCGTCTGGATCAACGGCGGTTTTTGCGCCAGTGTCAGGCCAGGGGTGAAAAATTGGCGGTGTTGGATATTCCGCTTTTATATGAAACCGGCGCGCGCGCGCGGCTTGATGCAGTGGTGGTGATGTCCGCGCCCCCGTTCATTCAGCACCAACGGGCGTTGCGTCGTGCGGGGATGAACGAGCAAAAATTCCAAGCCATCATCGCGCGCCAAACCCCTGATGAGGTTAAGCGTCGACTGGCCGAATTCGTCGTTACGACGGGCTCGACACGTGGGCAATCCTTGCGCCAAATCGCGAACATCGTCAAAGTGTGCAGGTCGCTGAGGGGTCAAACATGGGGCCCGAACTGGGTTCGATAA
- the dnaQ gene encoding DNA polymerase III subunit epsilon, translating to MREIALDTETTGLNPKSGHRVVEIGCVEMINHVATGEVYHAYINPQRDMPEEAFNVHGLSEEFLKDHPVFAEVADAFLDFIGDAPLVIHNAAFDMGFLNWELENLGKPTLDMARAIDTVQMARKKFPGAQANLDALCRRFGIDNSDRQLHGALLDARLLADVYLELKGGRQTGLGLGVEETVESETEIRVEKRQQRDARVFAPTPEEIAAHEAFIGTLKDPIWKL from the coding sequence ATGCGCGAAATCGCCCTCGATACCGAAACCACCGGCCTCAATCCCAAATCGGGACATCGAGTCGTCGAAATCGGCTGCGTGGAGATGATCAACCACGTCGCCACCGGTGAGGTTTATCACGCCTACATCAATCCCCAGCGCGACATGCCCGAAGAGGCTTTTAACGTTCACGGCCTGTCCGAGGAATTTCTGAAAGACCATCCAGTGTTTGCCGAGGTCGCGGACGCATTTTTAGACTTCATCGGCGATGCTCCGTTGGTGATTCACAACGCCGCGTTCGACATGGGGTTTTTGAACTGGGAACTGGAAAATCTCGGTAAGCCAACCTTGGATATGGCCCGCGCCATCGACACGGTGCAAATGGCGCGCAAAAAATTTCCCGGCGCACAAGCAAACCTGGATGCGCTGTGTCGCCGCTTTGGGATCGACAATTCAGACCGACAACTGCACGGCGCGCTGCTGGATGCGCGGCTGTTGGCCGACGTCTATCTGGAATTGAAAGGCGGCCGCCAAACCGGCCTTGGTCTCGGGGTCGAAGAGACGGTCGAAAGCGAAACGGAAATTCGCGTTGAAAAACGCCAACAGCGCGATGCGCGCGTATTTGCGCCCACACCCGAAGAGATTGCCGCGCACGAAGCGTTCATAGGAACGCTGAAAGACCCGATCTGGAAGCTCTAA
- the secB gene encoding protein-export chaperone SecB, whose product MSDTPETGGANAQQQVLAVNGQYIKDLSFESPNAPGILAELQNKQPDVNVNVDVQAARIEGQAANNMFEVVLDMRSELKLEGKVGFIVELKYGGVFTINVPEEHLGPMLLIECPRILFPFARNIMADATRDGGFVPLLLQPIDFAAMYQANLAQQVQDAQKTVDDLSTTQGNA is encoded by the coding sequence ATGAGCGACACTCCCGAAACCGGCGGCGCCAACGCCCAACAGCAGGTCCTGGCGGTCAACGGCCAGTACATCAAGGACTTGTCTTTTGAATCACCCAACGCGCCGGGTATTTTGGCCGAACTGCAAAACAAGCAGCCAGACGTCAATGTCAACGTGGACGTTCAGGCCGCTCGTATCGAAGGTCAAGCCGCCAACAACATGTTCGAAGTGGTTTTGGACATGCGCTCGGAACTGAAGCTCGAAGGCAAGGTCGGCTTCATCGTCGAACTGAAATACGGTGGTGTATTCACCATTAACGTACCCGAGGAACACTTGGGGCCGATGCTGCTGATCGAATGCCCGCGCATCCTGTTCCCGTTTGCCCGCAACATCATGGCCGACGCCACTCGCGACGGCGGCTTTGTACCGCTGCTTTTGCAGCCGATCGATTTCGCCGCGATGTATCAGGCGAATTTGGCGCAACAAGTTCAGGACGCACAGAAAACCGTCGATGATTTGTCCACGACCCAAGGAAACGCTTAA
- a CDS encoding FxsA family protein, which yields MALLLLAGFIGVPLIEIALFIQVGGAIGLWPTIAVVVLTAIAGTALLRHQGLSALTRLQDSLDRGEPPIDPVFDGFCLLAAGILLLTPGFFTDAIGFLLFTPPLRAALKRLIVSRMQAARHSGQQYFYWHSTQNRSPDSDASDDVIEVDYQDVTITKNPPSADSEPKDRP from the coding sequence ATGGCTTTGCTTTTATTGGCCGGGTTTATTGGCGTACCGCTGATCGAAATCGCGCTGTTCATACAAGTTGGCGGGGCGATCGGGTTGTGGCCGACCATTGCGGTGGTGGTTTTGACGGCCATCGCGGGCACCGCGCTGTTGCGTCACCAGGGTCTGAGCGCCTTGACGAGATTGCAAGACAGCCTCGATCGCGGCGAGCCACCGATAGATCCCGTGTTCGACGGGTTTTGTTTGTTGGCGGCCGGGATTTTGTTGCTGACGCCTGGTTTTTTTACCGATGCAATCGGCTTTTTGCTGTTCACCCCGCCGCTGCGCGCCGCGCTTAAGCGCCTGATCGTCAGCCGCATGCAGGCCGCCCGCCACAGCGGACAACAATATTTTTATTGGCACAGCACCCAGAACCGATCACCCGACAGTGACGCAAGCGACGATGTCATTGAAGTCGACTATCAAGATGTCACCATCACCAAAAACCCACCAAGTGCGGACAGCGAACCCAAAGATCGCCCCTAA